A genomic region of Dunckerocampus dactyliophorus isolate RoL2022-P2 chromosome 10, RoL_Ddac_1.1, whole genome shotgun sequence contains the following coding sequences:
- the rpp21 gene encoding ribonuclease P protein subunit p21, giving the protein MAKHLKDKEAHLRLNYLYQAAHCVLSQNPENVELARFYCFTQRTIARRLVLRQDPSVKRTLCKKCCSLLIPGVTATVRQRRKKGKTRSTVLRCLSCKQSKTLLNNPDHCLWVDRPEAQLEHQKQPAQDASAKNLTKVSDDQSASPKPSTSSSTT; this is encoded by the exons ATGGCAAAACACTTGAAAGACAAAGAAGCACACCTAAGACTTAACTACCTCTATCAG GCTGCTCATTGTGTCCTCTCTCAAAACCCGGAGAACGTAGAGCTGGCCCGTTTCTACTGTTTTACTCAGCGCACCATCGCAAGACGTCTCGTACTAAGACA GGATCCATCAGTGAAAAGAACATTATGCAAGAAGTGTTGCTCATTGCTCATCCCGGGTGTAACAGCAACAGTGAGGCAACGAA GGAAAAAAGGCAAGACTCGTTCCACTGTGCTGCGGTGTCTCAGTTGTAAGCAAAGCAAGACACTACTGAACAACCCGGATCATTGCTTATGGGTGGACCGTCCAGAGGCTCAGCTAGAGCATCAGAAACAACCAG CTCAAGATGCTTCTGCTAAAAATCTCACAAAGGTGTCAGATGATCAGTCTGCATCCCCCAAACCCAGTACAAGTTCCTCCACTACATAA
- the aqp12 gene encoding aquaporin 12, whose amino-acid sequence MSGLNASLGYFLACVVFGASLHPLLKKWPRLAFLLEFSSSFMLVACWLEVQTIVEIGEWAGGLGPDVTATILFVVLLTHGIISEGASGNPSLILMRFLQLEATVLTTVLAVVFQFLGAHLALHVAEYYWSLELTDMHMIKNLMSSECSTSLLASLLQGFFTECVCALIFNLVHLFLRRRSAFIRVPLIAILLTFLAHTAKGYTAAYINPSLAYGMTFFCPGFTLAEYAFVYWLAPVIGMTLALLLHMGHIPRIFAKNVLSFQKTRFRAPKSGAKDKKK is encoded by the exons ATGTCCGGACTCAATGCCTCTCTCGGCTACTTCCTGGCCTGCGTGGTTTTCGGCGCCTCACTGCATCCACTGCTTAAAAAATGGCCACGCTTGGCTTTCCTGTTGGAGTTTTCGTCGTCATTCATGCTGGTGGCGTGCTGGCTAGAGGTGCAGACCATTGTGGAGATTGGTGAGTGGGCTGGGGGATTGGGCCCTGACGTGACGGCGACTATACTGTTTGTAGTGCTGCTTACTCACGGGATCATTAGCGAGGGCGCTTCGGGGAATCCCAGCCTGATCTTGATGAGGTTCCTGCAGCTGGAGGCCACGGTGCTCACCACTGTTCTGGCAGTAGTCTTCCAGTTCCTCGGGGCCCATCTCGCCCTGCATGTGGCTGAATACTACTGGAGCCTGGAGCTGACTGACATGCACATGATCAAAAACTTGATGTCCAGTGAGTGCAGCACGTCCTTGCTGGCCTCCTTGCTGCAGGGCTTTTtcacagagtgtgtgtgtgcgctcattTTTAACCTCGTACACCTCTTCCTGAGACGAAGGTCTGCTTTCATCCGGGTACCCCTCATTGCCATCCTCCTCACCTTCCTGGCCCACACAG CCAAAGGTTACACCGCAGCTTACATCAACCCTTCATTAGCCTACGGCATGACGTTCTTTTGTCCTGGTTTCACCTTGGCAGAGTACGCCTTTGTCTACTGGCTGGCCCCTGTCATAG GAATGACGCTGGCTCTCCTCTTGCATATGGGCCACATTCCCAGGATATTTGCCAAGAACGTGCTGTCCTTTCAGAAGACACGTTTCCGAGCGcccaaaagtggagcaaaagacaagaaaaaatga